In Spirochaetota bacterium, the following are encoded in one genomic region:
- a CDS encoding XRE family transcriptional regulator — translation MGSYSSYDIPDTDNSEVFQRFTEYYTNNVLSSTASLSDKLKQFRMQNNLTLEQLAAITGISGELLQRIEDRHVYPSLKIIHQLTRSLQKAKALVAGSPVEWGYTVIKKDEIITSKNERPKAQHNSVEAGLQRGETASEAVAVKAYIITLEGNYTKKDFSIHNGEEFIHVKKGAIKITLGANEVILQQGDSIYFLSLIPHKIENIASHESIIHVIVYQE, via the coding sequence ATGGGTTCTTATTCATCGTATGATATTCCAGACACAGATAACAGTGAAGTATTCCAGCGTTTTACTGAGTATTATACCAATAATGTTTTATCTTCCACAGCATCATTGAGCGATAAATTAAAACAATTCAGAATGCAGAATAATCTTACGCTTGAACAGCTTGCTGCAATTACAGGTATCAGTGGAGAGCTTCTGCAAAGGATTGAAGATCGCCATGTGTATCCTTCATTAAAGATTATTCATCAGCTTACCCGATCACTGCAGAAGGCAAAGGCTTTAGTTGCGGGTAGCCCAGTTGAATGGGGTTACACTGTTATAAAAAAAGATGAAATCATTACGTCAAAAAATGAGCGGCCCAAAGCACAGCACAATAGTGTTGAAGCAGGTTTGCAAAGGGGTGAAACTGCAAGCGAAGCTGTTGCAGTCAAGGCATACATTATAACACTGGAAGGCAACTACACAAAAAAAGATTTTTCCATTCACAATGGTGAAGAATTTATCCATGTGAAAAAAGGTGCAATAAAGATAACCTTAGGTGCTAATGAAGTTATATTGCAGCAGGGTGACAGTATCTATTTTCTATCGCTCATCCCCCACAAAATTGAAAATATTGCTTCGCATGAGTCAATCATCCACGTTATAGTCTATCAAGAGTAA